One Chitinophaga sp. H8 DNA window includes the following coding sequences:
- a CDS encoding phosphoadenylyl-sulfate reductase produces the protein MTDITTALANKSEAEAIQYLVEQYPGAVAFSTSFGQEDQVIADIIWRNKLPVRVFTLDTGRLFQETYDVMDLTRARYKQPIEVYFPESADVERLVAEKGFNSFYDSVENRKECCHIRKVIPLNRALEGVKVWITGLRAEQSDNRHDMQTLEWDNNRGLYKYNPLIHWGFDEVLSYLDKYNVPFNKLHQRGYVSIGCAPCTRAIEPGEHPRAGRWWWEQSHKECGLHG, from the coding sequence ATGACAGACATTACTACCGCACTGGCCAATAAATCTGAGGCCGAAGCTATACAGTACCTGGTGGAGCAATACCCGGGGGCAGTAGCTTTTTCTACCTCCTTTGGCCAGGAAGACCAGGTAATTGCAGATATTATCTGGCGAAATAAGCTGCCCGTCAGGGTTTTTACGCTTGATACCGGCAGATTGTTCCAGGAAACCTATGATGTGATGGATCTTACCCGGGCGCGCTATAAGCAGCCTATTGAGGTGTATTTCCCCGAATCAGCAGATGTGGAAAGACTGGTGGCCGAAAAAGGTTTTAACAGCTTTTATGACTCTGTGGAGAACCGGAAAGAGTGTTGTCATATCCGGAAGGTCATCCCGCTTAACAGGGCACTGGAAGGGGTCAAAGTATGGATTACCGGCTTAAGAGCAGAGCAATCTGACAACCGGCATGATATGCAAACGCTGGAATGGGATAACAATCGTGGGTTGTATAAATATAACCCATTGATACACTGGGGATTTGATGAAGTATTAAGCTACCTGGACAAATACAACGTTCCATTCAACAAGTTACATCAGCGGGGTTATGTAAGTATTGGATGTGCGCCCTGTACACGTGCGATAGAACCAGGTGAACATCCCAGGGCTGGCCGCTGGTGGTGGGAACAATCGCACAAAGAATGCGGCCTCCACGGGTAA
- a CDS encoding ParB/RepB/Spo0J family partition protein: protein MTNPSKKEALGKGIRSLLQNIDTDLKHTSNALGEQVVATVTGIERILLSQIEVNPKQPRRDFDEQALQELSQSVKLHDIIQPITVAKINSKKYQLIAGERRLRAAKMAGLKDIPAYIRQVNDQELLELALLENLQRENLNAIEIGLSYKRLMDECTLTQEQVADRMGKERSTVTNYIRLLKLPPDIQVAVRNAKLSMGHARALSGVEDVEKQLFVFNEVMKNGLSVRQTEELVRKMNQPSDKGHAKNSVKNKLAPAYQRIESSLATHFSTKVKLERSKNGKGSINIEFYSDEELDSILEKIDLYGG from the coding sequence ATGACCAATCCAAGTAAAAAAGAAGCACTGGGAAAAGGCATCCGCTCCCTTTTGCAAAATATTGATACTGATCTGAAGCACACGTCCAACGCGCTCGGAGAACAGGTAGTAGCTACTGTTACCGGTATAGAGCGGATTTTGCTGAGCCAGATTGAAGTAAACCCCAAGCAGCCCAGAAGGGATTTTGATGAACAGGCCTTACAGGAACTGAGCCAGTCTGTCAAACTGCATGATATTATCCAGCCCATTACAGTTGCCAAAATAAACAGCAAAAAATACCAGCTGATAGCTGGTGAAAGGCGTTTACGGGCTGCTAAAATGGCTGGACTAAAAGATATTCCGGCCTATATCCGCCAGGTAAATGACCAGGAACTGCTGGAGCTGGCATTGCTGGAAAATCTTCAGCGCGAAAACCTGAATGCCATAGAAATCGGCCTGAGCTACAAACGGCTGATGGACGAATGTACCCTTACCCAGGAACAGGTGGCAGACAGGATGGGCAAAGAAAGAAGCACCGTTACCAACTATATACGCCTGCTTAAACTTCCGCCTGATATCCAGGTGGCCGTACGCAATGCCAAACTAAGCATGGGGCATGCCCGCGCCTTAAGTGGTGTGGAAGATGTTGAAAAACAACTGTTCGTTTTTAATGAGGTGATGAAAAATGGCCTGTCTGTAAGACAAACAGAAGAACTGGTCCGTAAAATGAACCAGCCATCTGATAAAGGCCACGCTAAAAACTCCGTTAAAAATAAACTGGCGCCTGCTTACCAAAGAATAGAATCCAGCCTCGCAACACATTTTTCTACCAAAGTAAAACTGGAACGTAGCAAGAATGGTAAAGGAAGTATCAACATTGAATTTTATTCGGACGAAGAACTGGATAGTATCCTGGAAAAAATAGATTTATACGGTGGCTAA
- a CDS encoding ParA family protein, whose translation MARVIAIANQKGGVGKTTSAINLASSLAVLEFKTLLVDADPQANSTTGLGFDLRNIQQSLYDCMVNDIQAKDVVLESDTPNLKVLPSHIDLVGAELELINHPNRERVMKQVIDSVKDDYDFVIVDCSPSLGLITVNALVASNSVIIPVQCEFFALEGLGKLLNTIKIVQSRLNTDLEIEGILMTMYDGRLRLSNQVVDEVKQHFEESVFNTIIHRNTKLGEAPSFGKSVIMYDAASTGAINYLNLAKEILQKHNFTHIKSADKILAINDDQSK comes from the coding sequence ATGGCTAGAGTAATCGCAATCGCCAATCAAAAAGGTGGCGTAGGTAAAACAACAAGTGCTATTAACCTGGCAAGCAGCCTGGCAGTGTTGGAGTTTAAAACACTGCTCGTGGATGCCGACCCTCAGGCAAACAGCACTACTGGTTTGGGTTTTGACTTGCGCAATATCCAGCAGAGCTTATATGACTGCATGGTAAACGATATTCAGGCAAAAGACGTGGTATTGGAATCCGATACCCCTAACCTGAAAGTATTACCCTCACATATTGACCTGGTGGGTGCAGAACTGGAGCTTATTAACCATCCTAACCGGGAACGGGTGATGAAGCAGGTGATAGATTCAGTGAAGGACGATTACGATTTTGTTATTGTGGATTGCTCCCCCTCCCTGGGCTTAATTACTGTAAATGCCCTGGTAGCTTCCAATTCTGTAATTATACCGGTACAATGCGAGTTTTTTGCACTGGAAGGTTTGGGTAAGCTCCTGAATACTATTAAAATAGTACAAAGCAGATTAAATACTGACCTGGAAATAGAAGGTATTTTAATGACCATGTATGATGGCCGTTTACGCCTCAGCAACCAGGTAGTGGATGAAGTAAAACAACACTTTGAAGAAAGTGTGTTCAATACCATCATTCACCGCAATACCAAATTAGGAGAAGCACCGAGCTTTGGTAAGTCAGTTATTATGTATGATGCTGCCAGCACAGGCGCCATCAATTACCTGAACCTGGCTAAAGAAATCCTGCAAAAGCATAACTTCACACACATTAAATCAGCAGATAAAATCCTGGCTATAAACGATGACCAATCCAAGTAA
- a CDS encoding RrF2 family transcriptional regulator, translated as MLSKKTQYAFHALIHLAEHVDKGPILISEIAQEKNISIKFLENILLELKNAGILGSKKGKGGGYYLLRPPKEIALAKIIRLLDGPISLLPCVSLNYYERCDNCRDEAVCGLNEVMSKVRDASLKILESKTLKDILTRQQ; from the coding sequence ATGTTATCTAAAAAAACACAATACGCTTTTCACGCATTGATTCATCTGGCCGAGCATGTGGATAAAGGTCCCATTCTTATTTCTGAGATTGCCCAGGAGAAGAATATCTCCATCAAATTCCTGGAAAATATCCTCCTGGAGTTAAAGAATGCAGGTATCCTTGGCAGTAAGAAAGGAAAAGGAGGTGGTTATTACCTCCTCAGGCCGCCGAAAGAGATCGCACTGGCCAAAATTATCCGGTTGCTCGATGGGCCTATTTCCCTGCTTCCCTGCGTAAGCCTGAACTACTATGAGCGTTGCGACAATTGTCGCGATGAAGCCGTATGTGGGCTCAATGAAGTCATGTCCAAAGTAAGGGATGCCAGTTTGAAGATACTGGAGAGCAAAACACTGAAAGATATACTGACCAGACAGCAGTAA
- a CDS encoding metal-dependent hydrolase: MKYTCYGHSCFAVEIKGKKILFDPFITHNELAAKVAIDTITADYIFVSHGHDDHVADLVTLARRTNATVVSNFEITVWAGKQGIEKVHPMNTGGKWQFEFGTVKCVTAHHSSGLPDGSYGGNPMGFIFTTEEGNFYYSGDTALTLDMQLIPRYATLDFAILPIGDNFTMDIADAAIAAEFIKCKKIIGVHYDTFGFIKIDKAEARQKFDAAGLELLLPEIGSTIDV, encoded by the coding sequence ATGAAATATACCTGTTATGGCCATTCCTGTTTTGCGGTAGAGATCAAGGGCAAGAAAATCCTTTTTGATCCGTTTATTACACATAATGAACTGGCAGCAAAAGTAGCGATAGACACGATCACGGCAGATTATATTTTTGTTTCACATGGACATGATGATCATGTAGCAGACCTGGTGACCCTGGCAAGGCGTACCAATGCTACGGTGGTATCCAACTTCGAAATTACAGTTTGGGCAGGTAAGCAGGGTATTGAAAAGGTGCACCCGATGAATACCGGTGGTAAATGGCAGTTTGAATTCGGGACGGTAAAATGTGTCACTGCGCATCATTCCAGCGGCCTGCCGGATGGCTCCTATGGCGGCAACCCTATGGGCTTTATTTTCACAACAGAAGAAGGCAACTTTTACTATAGCGGGGATACTGCGCTTACCCTGGATATGCAACTGATACCCAGGTATGCCACTTTGGATTTCGCCATACTGCCCATAGGTGATAACTTTACCATGGACATAGCAGATGCCGCTATAGCAGCGGAATTTATTAAATGTAAAAAGATCATAGGCGTTCACTATGATACTTTCGGTTTTATTAAAATAGATAAAGCCGAAGCCCGGCAAAAATTTGATGCAGCAGGCCTCGAATTGTTACTCCCTGAAATCGGAAGTACAATAGACGTATAG
- a CDS encoding metallophosphoesterase — translation MRSGFNSIILVVFILLIDIYVFQAVRAAVHMSNSRVRSIVYGIYWFISISGLLTIALLPYVNWHDWPANIRSYVMAILMGLVLAKLIVVLFLLLDDMRRGIQWLISKFTAGNTALPAPTGEGISRSQFFSKAGLLMGGSLFATLLYGFSNKYNYRVHKLKLAYKNLPPAFKGLKVVQISDIHAGSFGDKAAVMKGIDMINAQKADLVLFTGDLVNDRSVEMDGYMDVFSQIKAPLGVYSTLGNHDYGDYYVWPDKDAGGYSALRAKNLERLKEIHGELGWRLLMNEHVLLEKEGQQIAVIGIENWSAIKRFPRYGDLKKAYEGTAGVPFKILLSHDPTHWSAQVRPEYGDIDLMLAGHTHGMQFGVEIPGFKWSPAQYMYKEWAGLYKQGTQRLYVNRGFGFLGYPGRVGILPEITVIELV, via the coding sequence ATGCGATCTGGATTTAATTCCATTATTCTTGTAGTTTTTATACTTCTCATTGATATTTATGTTTTCCAGGCAGTACGTGCTGCCGTGCATATGTCAAACTCCCGTGTACGCAGTATTGTTTATGGTATATATTGGTTTATTTCTATATCAGGGTTGCTGACGATAGCATTGCTACCTTATGTCAACTGGCATGACTGGCCGGCTAATATACGTTCTTATGTAATGGCGATCCTGATGGGATTGGTGCTGGCCAAGCTGATAGTGGTACTTTTTTTACTACTGGATGATATGCGCCGGGGTATTCAGTGGCTTATCAGCAAGTTTACAGCGGGCAATACAGCGTTGCCTGCCCCTACCGGAGAAGGCATCAGCCGGTCGCAGTTTTTCTCCAAAGCAGGTCTGCTGATGGGGGGAAGTTTGTTTGCCACCCTGCTATACGGCTTTTCCAATAAGTATAATTACCGGGTACATAAGCTGAAGCTCGCTTATAAGAACCTGCCCCCGGCTTTTAAGGGTTTAAAGGTGGTACAGATCTCTGATATTCATGCTGGCAGCTTTGGTGACAAGGCGGCAGTAATGAAGGGGATTGATATGATCAATGCACAAAAAGCAGATCTGGTATTGTTTACCGGCGACCTGGTAAATGACCGCTCGGTGGAGATGGACGGGTACATGGATGTATTCAGCCAGATCAAAGCACCTTTAGGGGTGTATTCTACACTGGGAAATCATGATTACGGCGATTATTATGTGTGGCCGGATAAGGATGCAGGTGGCTATAGTGCACTACGGGCTAAAAACCTGGAGCGCCTGAAGGAAATTCATGGCGAATTAGGGTGGCGCCTGCTGATGAATGAACATGTGCTCCTGGAAAAGGAGGGGCAGCAGATAGCCGTGATTGGTATTGAAAACTGGAGTGCTATCAAGCGGTTTCCCCGCTATGGTGATCTTAAAAAAGCTTATGAGGGCACTGCAGGAGTACCCTTCAAAATATTGCTTTCTCATGATCCTACCCATTGGAGTGCCCAGGTAAGACCTGAGTACGGGGATATAGACCTGATGCTGGCCGGACATACTCATGGGATGCAGTTTGGCGTAGAAATACCTGGCTTTAAATGGAGCCCAGCCCAATATATGTATAAGGAATGGGCTGGCCTTTATAAGCAGGGAACACAAAGGTTGTACGTAAACCGTGGATTTGGTTTCCTGGGCTACCCGGGAAGAGTAGGTATTTTACCGGAAATAACTGTTATAGAACTGGTTTAA
- a CDS encoding DUF5683 domain-containing protein, whose protein sequence is MANGTGNIFFLLRNSLLILLAVIGCHTLQAQDTLAPVKRVADTLGHPPALATDTVKTTVRKDSTTISFHPAPAPHSPRKATLYSAVLPGLGQYYNREYWKLPLVYAALGTCTYFFITNLDQYKTYRDAYRLRMDGNPDTHDKFEDIYKNPQSLKILRDGYREYVDYSVLFFVLAYGLNIIDATVFAHLKQFDMSNDLSMRISPTIINNQAIGIGLHIQLGKQKKSKQAWAYTVK, encoded by the coding sequence GTGGCTAACGGCACAGGAAACATATTTTTTTTACTGCGTAACTCTTTATTAATACTGCTGGCAGTGATTGGCTGCCATACACTGCAGGCACAGGATACCCTGGCGCCCGTAAAAAGGGTTGCAGACACCCTTGGTCATCCACCAGCTTTAGCAACAGATACGGTAAAAACAACTGTACGGAAAGATTCTACTACCATCAGTTTCCATCCTGCGCCGGCTCCGCACAGCCCCAGAAAAGCCACGCTGTATTCCGCAGTACTCCCCGGTTTAGGGCAGTACTATAACCGGGAATACTGGAAATTACCATTAGTATATGCCGCATTGGGTACCTGTACCTACTTCTTCATTACTAACCTGGACCAATACAAAACCTACCGGGATGCCTACCGCTTAAGAATGGATGGCAACCCAGATACACACGATAAATTTGAGGATATTTACAAAAATCCCCAGTCACTGAAAATATTAAGAGATGGTTACCGGGAGTATGTAGACTATTCCGTATTGTTTTTTGTGCTGGCTTACGGACTGAATATTATTGATGCTACGGTATTTGCCCACCTCAAACAGTTTGATATGTCCAACGACCTGAGTATGCGGATAAGCCCAACGATCATTAATAACCAGGCTATAGGCATAGGATTGCATATTCAGCTGGGCAAACAGAAAAAGAGCAAACAGGCCTGGGCCTATACGGTTAAATAA
- a CDS encoding porin family protein has product MKKLFFAMAVLAVTAFSTANAQSKFLRFGIKGGANLGKLDGTGYQDGFKLGYHLGGFAQVNLSKSFGVQGELVFSSTKTKTTSNFGDIYDPANLNDPENDGKKVSLNYLSIPLLANISLGSPRVKLQVGPQFSALVSGKNVFKGTNEAFKGGDVAGVAGLWLQLPIVNVSARYIIGFTDVKGVQDVANTSNWKNQSIQLGVGVTL; this is encoded by the coding sequence ATGAAAAAACTGTTTTTCGCCATGGCAGTGCTCGCCGTTACTGCATTTTCAACTGCAAATGCGCAAAGTAAATTCCTGAGATTCGGGATAAAAGGTGGTGCCAATCTTGGAAAACTGGATGGTACAGGTTATCAGGATGGATTTAAATTAGGGTATCACCTGGGTGGTTTTGCACAGGTAAATCTTTCTAAAAGTTTTGGCGTACAGGGAGAATTGGTTTTTTCTTCCACTAAAACTAAAACGACTTCCAACTTTGGGGACATATATGATCCGGCCAACCTGAATGATCCGGAAAATGATGGCAAAAAAGTAAGCCTGAATTATCTGAGTATTCCCTTGCTGGCGAATATTTCCCTGGGTAGCCCCCGTGTAAAATTACAGGTAGGACCTCAGTTCAGTGCCCTGGTAAGTGGTAAAAATGTATTTAAAGGAACCAACGAAGCCTTCAAAGGCGGAGATGTAGCCGGTGTAGCCGGTTTATGGCTGCAATTACCTATTGTCAATGTCAGTGCCCGTTATATCATTGGCTTTACTGACGTGAAAGGCGTACAGGATGTAGCGAACACCAGCAATTGGAAAAACCAGAGCATACAATTAGGTGTAGGGGTAACTTTATAA
- the cysD gene encoding sulfate adenylyltransferase subunit CysD, giving the protein MSNKIQWEFPQALEDEAIFILRETAAQFEKPAILFSGGKDSITIVRLAQKAFYPGKIPFPLLHIDTGHNFPETLEFRDWLVNSLGLDIVVRNVQDSINQGKVQEETGKYASRNALQTVTLLDAIEELKFDACIGGARRDEEKARAKERIFSVRDEFGQWNAKMQRPELFDMLNGKINIGENVRVFPISNWTELDVWNYIRREKLEIPSIYFSHEREIIERDGLYWPYSPFLNTTEEEVPYRQKVRFRTVGDMTCTAAVISEADKLEDIIAEIMEAKISERGARIDDKRSEAAMEKRKQAGYF; this is encoded by the coding sequence ATGAGCAATAAAATACAATGGGAATTTCCGCAGGCACTAGAAGATGAAGCTATTTTCATACTTCGGGAAACAGCCGCCCAGTTTGAAAAACCGGCTATCTTGTTCTCCGGTGGTAAAGATTCTATTACTATCGTCAGATTAGCACAAAAGGCATTTTACCCTGGTAAGATACCTTTTCCGTTGCTGCATATAGATACTGGCCATAATTTCCCGGAAACCCTGGAATTCCGCGACTGGCTGGTCAACTCCCTGGGGCTGGATATTGTGGTAAGAAATGTGCAGGATAGTATTAATCAGGGCAAAGTACAGGAAGAAACCGGTAAATACGCCAGCAGAAATGCTTTACAAACCGTAACGTTACTGGATGCCATTGAAGAACTGAAATTTGATGCTTGTATAGGTGGTGCACGCCGGGATGAAGAAAAAGCCAGGGCCAAGGAAAGGATCTTCTCTGTAAGAGATGAGTTTGGCCAATGGAATGCCAAAATGCAAAGGCCTGAATTATTTGATATGCTTAACGGCAAAATCAACATAGGTGAAAATGTGCGGGTATTCCCCATTTCCAACTGGACTGAGCTGGATGTATGGAATTATATCCGCCGGGAAAAACTGGAAATTCCCTCCATCTACTTCTCCCATGAAAGAGAAATCATAGAACGGGATGGGCTGTACTGGCCTTATTCTCCTTTCCTGAATACTACAGAGGAAGAAGTGCCTTACCGTCAGAAAGTACGTTTCCGTACCGTAGGAGATATGACCTGTACAGCGGCAGTGATTTCTGAAGCAGACAAACTGGAAGATATTATTGCAGAAATCATGGAAGCCAAAATTTCCGAAAGAGGCGCCCGTATAGACGACAAACGTTCTGAGGCTGCAATGGAAAAAAGAAAACAGGCCGGCTACTTTTAA
- the dapB gene encoding 4-hydroxy-tetrahydrodipicolinate reductase, translating into MKIALIGYGKMGQAIEAIAVSQGHEVIIKIDINSQHLLAKEHLGQADVAIEFTTPETAYDNILKCFEADVPVVCGTTGWLEKLPDIKSRCLAENKAFLYASNFSVGVNIFFEINKRLAALMASQPQYDVWMEEIHHTQKKDAPSGTAITLAEQVLEKLDRKSGWVNQESNQQQELPIISKREDPAPGTHIVTYTSAIDDITITHTAHSRQGFAAGAVIAAAWLKDKKGIFTMKDVLAL; encoded by the coding sequence ATGAAAATAGCACTTATCGGATATGGAAAAATGGGACAAGCCATAGAAGCAATAGCGGTTTCCCAGGGCCATGAGGTAATTATCAAGATAGATATCAACAGCCAGCACCTGCTGGCCAAAGAACATCTTGGACAGGCAGATGTAGCGATTGAGTTTACAACACCTGAAACAGCTTATGACAATATCCTGAAATGTTTTGAGGCAGATGTACCTGTAGTTTGCGGTACTACCGGCTGGCTGGAAAAATTGCCTGATATCAAATCCAGGTGCCTGGCAGAAAACAAGGCCTTCCTGTATGCCAGTAACTTCAGCGTAGGGGTAAATATCTTTTTTGAGATCAATAAAAGACTGGCGGCATTAATGGCTTCTCAGCCCCAATATGATGTATGGATGGAAGAAATTCACCATACCCAGAAAAAAGATGCTCCCAGCGGTACTGCCATTACCCTGGCAGAGCAGGTACTGGAAAAACTGGACCGCAAATCCGGATGGGTAAACCAGGAAAGTAACCAGCAACAGGAACTTCCTATTATCTCTAAAAGAGAGGATCCTGCGCCTGGTACACATATAGTAACCTACACCTCTGCCATTGATGATATCACTATTACCCACACCGCACACTCCCGCCAGGGATTTGCTGCCGGCGCTGTAATAGCGGCTGCATGGCTGAAAGATAAAAAAGGTATCTTTACGATGAAAGATGTACTTGCCCTATAA